One window of Leishmania panamensis strain MHOM/PA/94/PSC-1 chromosome 1 sequence genomic DNA carries:
- a CDS encoding hypothetical protein (TriTrypDB/GeneDB-style sysID: LpmP.01.0550), whose amino-acid sequence MAKTSASHAMHPPNAIAAAATNTSAATTPTPSFLVYPVPSIADESFLQLIFRNTVKRSLFLGFGRGRFAVTELTSATVAAEVEAIIHKAAVAAVGQQDSVVAPRDANGTAAEVEATHSALERMADDDALEHMALADLFAPPPRSPSHASASVHRQEHQPSSSSTNGSGSAAAGGESNDFSHIPYLVWRDKPVHVVVSGVRVEDFYSSGGVVPVHHVKRSADEEGKCNSKPKRPSTVKRPREDGADSTAELPPSSSRAANRRAVVANAAMIAAAAATAPKSLFPKNCCQKCGSADHFTRHCDGSGAATGPSASAAADADTGSPRTSSATAALPFPAVAKTTVVSSFPKNCCQKCGSADHFTRHCTSSSSSNSASVSAVPSSFVTAHANKKPDREAFSATVVASTPLPAKTKAKAVVQRTSKDQCRYCGSEAHLSRHCPSKSQ is encoded by the coding sequence ATGGCGAAGACCAGCGCCAGCCACGCAATGCACCCGCCAAATGCcatcgccgcggccgccaccaACACGAGCGCAGCAACGACCCCGACGCCGTCGTTTCTCGTCTACCCCGTCCCCAGTATCGCCGATGAGTCTTTTCTGCAGCTCATCTTCCGCAACACCGTGAAGCGCAGTCTCTTCCTCGGATTCGGCCGCGGTCGCTTTGCCGTGACGGAATTGACGAGCGCGACGGTGgccgcggaggtggaggccATCATCCATAAGGCGGCAGTAGCAGCCGTGGGTCAGCAAGACAGTGTTGTTGCTCCTCGAGACGCAAACGGTACGGCCGCAGAAGTGGAAGCAACGCACAGCGCTCTCGAGCGAATGGCCGATGACGATGCGCTTGAGCACATGGCCCTGGCAGACCTCTTCGCGCCCCCACCCCGATCACCCTCACATGcctctgcgtctgtgcacCGGCAGGAGCACcagccgagcagcagcagcaccaacggcagcggcagcgcagcagctggggGGGAGTCGAATGACTTCAGCCACATTCCATATCTCGTGTGGCGTGACAAGCCCGTGCACGTCGTGGTGAGCGGAGTGCGGGTGGAAGACTTCtacagcagtggcggcgtcgTTCCGGTGCATCACGTGAAGCGCTCcgccgacgaggaggggaagtGCAACAGCAAACCAAAAAGGCCGAGCACCGTCAAGCGCCCTCGCGAGGACGGCGCGGACTCGACCGccgagctgccgccgtcgtcgtcgcgggCAGCAAATCGACGTGCTGTAGTGGCGAATGCAGCGATgatagcagcagctgctgctacggCGCCCAAGTCTCTATTTCCAAAGAACTGCTGCCAGAAGTGCGGTAGCGCTGATCACTTCACACGTCactgcgacggcagcggtgccgccacgGGTCCGTCTGCGTCTGCAGCCGCCGACGCTGACACAGGATCGCCGAGGACGAGCTCAGCCACGGCGGCACTGCCCTTCCCCGCAGTGGCGAAGACGACGGTGGTGTCGAGCTTTCCAAAGAACTGCTGCCAGAAGTGCGGTAGCGCTGATCACTTCACACGTCACTgtacaagcagcagcagcagcaacagcgcgaGTGTCTCCGCGGTGCCCAGCTCTTTCGTGACCGCGCACGCGAACAAGAAGCCGGATCGCGAGGCCTTCTCCGCGACGGTGGTCgcgtcgacgccgctgccggcgaaGACGAAGGCGAAGGCCGTTGTGCAGCGTACCTCGAAGGACCAGTGCAGGTACTGCGGCTCCGAGGCGCATCTCTCCCGCCACTGCCCGAGTAAGAGCCAGTGA
- a CDS encoding hypothetical protein (TriTrypDB/GeneDB-style sysID: LpmP.01.0560), whose protein sequence is MAVQQQGNDGDARDQSSGRRYRGVSDVRAFDPGLQGVMQRYTSRTAAAGSAGRKKTLFGVQPQAPPQPSSAAHAVEPAPPPSLETSQAALDFLVMAQPHQQTSAAALRQRCDAYLTQLRVFCHRGRTVDGDGASNTRAEGPATTFPDGGNAQTNSLLRQLFADGVPDIEPWDRWTSTMPRYGGGAPIQAAQLNMVHHPVIPDTHYTQHYEYRDLEQPVIQREYKTKEELRAERRERLKAKQAKAQQDKAAAASGAGVLPESSSSSSASMPLTSSAASRLLHDRLSTKSLALNLFGSSVLNPLATDTKVLQQYELRHLEHQRRNHDRHVAALPDQILKRARDQRRHAIEAPLLRAYRVFPIFSAAHLGKLRNFANDNLLRGFVLYVGGCDALIVLAGGEVAMRHLDRWILHKMAWEHPDTRAVRLCSVPLMDAESFSFHLKKAQGQLYKRTKTVGSRSGVGFADKRDDRLDSADGDDATEPVFINMVPIVEEAEAFLRQLPAPSSPWSDLCGVWRAAFLHDGLQPVTAEHH, encoded by the coding sequence atggcagtgcagcagcaggggaaCGACGGGGATGCCCGGGATCAGAGCAGCGGCCGTCGCTACCGGGGCGTGTCGGACGTGCGCGCCTTCGACCCGGGCCTGCAAGGCGTCATGCAGCGGTACACCAGCAGGACCGCCGCGGCGGGCTCCGCTGGACGCAAGAAGACTCTCTTTGGggtgcagccgcaggcaccaccgcagcctTCCTCGGCTGCACACGCCGTCGAgccggcaccaccgccttcccTCGAGACTTCTCAAGCAGCGCTTGATTTCCTCGTGATGGCGCAGCCGCATCAGCAGACCTCCGCGGCGGCCTTGCGTCAGCGCTGTGACGCCTACCTGACGCAACTCCGCGTCTTTTGCCACCGTGGACGCACCGtggatggcgacggcgccagcaATACGCGTGCAGAGGGGCCGGCCACGACGTTCCCCGACGGGGGCAATGCGCAAACAAACTCGCTCTTGCGGCAACTCTTCGCCGACGGCGTCCCTGACATCGAGCCCTGGGACCGCTGGACCTCGACGATGCCGCgctacggcggcggcgcaccgatccaggcggcgcagctgaacATGGTGCATCACCCCGTGATCCCGGATACTCACTACACGCAGCACTACGAGTACCGTGACTTGGAGCAGCCAGTTATTCAGCGGGAATACAAGACCAAGGAGGAGTTGCGTGCTGAGCGGCGGGAGCGACTCAAAGCGAAACAGGCGAAGGCGCAGCAGGacaaggcagcagcagcctccgGTGCAGGCGTGTTGCCCGAATCGTCCAGTAGTAGCAGTGCTTCGATGCCTCTCACCTCGTCGGCGGCGAGTCGCCTCCTGCACGACCGGCTCTCCACAAAGAGCCTTGCCTTGAACCTCTTCGGGTCCAGTGTGCTGAACCCGCTGGCAACAGACacgaaggtgctgcagcagtacgaGCTGCGCCACTTAGAGCACCAGCGACGCAACCACGACCGCCACGTGGCCGCGTTGCCGGATCAGATTCTGAAGCGCGCGCGTGATCAGCGCCGTCACGCCATcgaggcaccgctgctgcgcgcctaCCGCGTTTTCCCGATTTTCTCCGCTGCCCACCTCGGCAAGCTGCGCAACTTCGCAAATGATAACCTGCTGCGTGGCTTTGTGCTGTACGTGggcggctgcgacgcgcTGATCGTCCTGGCTGGCGGCGAGGTGGCAATGCGGCATCTGGATCGGTGGATTCTGCACAAGATGGCGTGGGAGCACCCCGACACGCGCGccgtgcgcctctgcagcgtGCCCCTGATGGACGCCGAAAGCTTTTCGTTTCACCTCAAGAAGGCGCAAGGGCAGCTGTACAAGCGGACCAAGACGGtgggcagcaggagcggggTGGGTTTTGCCGACAAGCGCGACGACAGACTGGACAGCGCGGACGGCGATGACGCGACGGAGCCGGTCTTCATTAACATGGTACCCATCGTCGAGGAGGCAGAAGCGTTCCTCCGTCAACTGCCTGCGCCGTCGAGCCCGTGGTCGGActtgtgtggtgtgtggcgcgccgccttcttGCATGATGGACTTCAGCCCGTTACGGCTGAACACCACTAA